From the genome of Spinacia oleracea cultivar Varoflay chromosome 2, BTI_SOV_V1, whole genome shotgun sequence, one region includes:
- the LOC110798778 gene encoding uncharacterized protein: MVVVCASSCYKWIAIGCSRTTSQYILGVEEFIACAVCYQLKNGDESILCPCSNCDCSRRFCNVDKIREHLVRHGFRLNHTRWIWHGESVNHGECNINYGHSGSTFGGDNDIHDDDNGSDDMDNDEMDYVEYDEINEMMQDVEDYLNDQSSMYETLSSAASKPLYPGFSKYSILSAMLKLYNKKAKYNWCDKSFTSLLEYLKDMFPEGNEIPISNYRAKKMLFPMGIEYQKIHACPNDCILYRKEYEDLHKCPRCGLSRYKRKKVDGTPDEKGPPAKVLWYLLIIPRFKRLFANNKEAKNLRWHEEGRKKDEYLRHPVDSPQWKNFDEKFDDFGKEMRNLRLGLCTDGMNPFGTLRPKQSGNDIDVYLAPLIDDLKVLWNEGVPVFDSYTEINFTLRVMIFCTVNDFPAYGNLSGYINKGEKACPICEDDMVGEYLEYCKKNIYCHTRRLLPLDHPYRKKKKPFNGKTKVRVSRPPLSGSEVYERVKDINTVYGKPYKAIK, encoded by the exons ATGGTTGTTGTATGTGCCTCTAGTTGTTATAAATGGATTGCAATTGGATGTTCAAGGACTACGAGTCAATACATTCTAGGGGTTGAGGAGTTCATCGCATGTGCAGTTTGTTATCAGTTGAAGAATGGTGACGAGTCAATACTTTGCCCTTGTTCTAATTGTGATTGTTCTAGGAGGTTTTGTAATGTTGATAAGATTAGGGAACATTTAGTTCGTCATGGCTTTAGGTTGAACCATACAAGGTGGATATGGCATGGCGAGAGTGTTAACCATGGGGAGTGCAATATTAACTATGGGCACTCAGGAAGCACCTTCGGTGGTGATAATGATATCCACGATGACGATAATGGTAGCGATGATATGGATAATGATGAGATGGACTACGTTGAGTATGATGAGATAAATGAGATGATGCAGGATGTAGAAGACTATCTTAATGATCAATCTAGTATGTATGAGACTTTATCGAGTGCTGCGAGCAAGCCATTGTATCCTGGTTTCTCTAAGTATAGCATCTTATCTGCTATGTTGAAGTTGTATAATAAGAAAGCAAAATACAACTGGTGTGATAAGAGTTTCACTTCTCTATTGGAATATTTGAAAGATATGTTTCCGGAAGGGAATGAAATTCCGATATCTAACTATCGAGCAAAAAAGATGCTTTTTCCTATGGGTATTGAGTACCAAAAGATACATGCATGTCCGAATGATTGTATATTGTATCGGAAAGAGTATGAAGATCTCCACAAGTGTCCAAGATGTGGGTTATCGCGCTACAAGCGGAAGAAAGTGGATGGTACACCAGATGAGAAAGGACCTCCAGCAAAGGTGTTGTGGTATCTTCTGATAATACCAAGATTTAAACGTTTGTTTGCGAATAACAAGGAAGCAAAGAATTTAAGGTGGCACGAAGAAGGGAGAAAGAAAGATGAATATCTTAGACATCCCGTCGATTCTCCACAATGGAAGAATTTTGATGAGAAGTTCGACGATTTCGGTAAGGAAATGAGAAATTTAAGGCTcggtctttgcacggatggaatgaaccctTTTGGCACACTTA GGCCAAAACAGTCAGGAAATGATATTGATGTTTACTTAGCACCACTTATTGATGATTTGAAAGTTCTATGGAATGAAGGTGTTCCCGTGTTTGACTCTTACACCGAAATAAACTTTACTTTGCGTGTTATGATATTTTGTACTGTGAATGATTTTCCGGCATACGGAAACTTATCGGGTTATATTAACAAGGGAGAAAAAGCATGTCCAATTTGTGAAGATGATATGGTGGGAGAGTACTTAGAATATTGTAAGAAGAACATATATTGTCATACTCGTAGGTTGTTACCTCTTGATCACCCTTATCGAAAGAAGAAAAAACCGTTCAATGGGAAAACAAAGGTTCGAGTTTCCCGTCCTCCTCTTTCTGGAAGTGAGGTGTACGAGCGGGTCAAAGATATCAACACAGTCTACGGAAAGCCTTACAAGGCTATAAAATGA